The genomic stretch GTCATCGGGTTGGCGAACTTGAATCGGTTCTACTTGCTTGGGTGTTTGGGTTTCGATGCCGTGAACTTCTAGTATGAGTTGTAAATCTTCATCTTCTGCTAGTAAGGCAATTTGTACTAAAGGTTCTCGGTGTATGTCCATGCGTAAGTGCCGCCCTAAGGAATCGATATCGCCAACGGCGATTAATTTTTCACTTAGCATTTGACTGAGATAATACAAACTCTGCGCCCATACTAAGGGAATGTTTTCGTTGGGCAGGCGTGGTTGAGTATGGGGTGCTTGCTTTTCTGCTTCTATGTATTCAGCCGGAACATAATAAAGTTCTGGCAACAAAGGCAAGCCATCTCGTTCGACAACTAAAGATTCTAAACGCTGTTGATAATATTCGGTTTGTTCTTTGTCACCGCGAAATATTCCATCAAGTACCAAATAGGTGAAAAATAAAGGCCATTCACACTCAATATTTTCAAATTGTTTGAGTTCCCAAGGTTCGTAGTGGAGGCGCTTGGTGTCTTCTAAAACGGTTTGATGCCCGTCGCGCAAAAAACGCTTGCAGCCGTATTTGCCTTCAAGTTTAGTGATAATGTCATTGCGGGTGCGATCGCGCAATTGCACATCCTCAACTGCAAACGCCGGAAAACTAATCACGCTCAATAGTGCCGCGTCAATTTCTTTAGAAGCAGATTCTCTAGGTAATAAGGATTCTAGAGTGATTCTGGCACGAGCAATTTCATCGGGTAACACGTGAATTACCGATGCATGACTACCGCGCACACCAAATAAATCCAGTCCATTAATTGCTTCTAAAGCAGCTTTTGCCATGCCTATGGAACTGGCGTTTAGTTCTGCACTTCCATGATTGATTTTGTTACCCCGCTCCCAAATTCCGTAATCTGGAGTGCGATAAGCTCTTCCGATGTAGTAAACCAAATTTTGGATGAAGTTTACTTCATCAAGGGTGTAAATTATGTGCAATCCGGATGAGGTCATTTGTGCCAACATCAGTAAATATATTGATGTAGCATCAAGTTGCAAATGCCCCCATTCTCCATCACCGACAACGATATCCCCAGTTGTGGTGTTGTACTTGGCGTGTAATGCATCCAAGGGTGATTGGGTGTGTTTAAATCGCTCTACTTTGTGCGCTTGTCGCATCATTGCGAACAGCAAGCCCCGCATCAGTTTAACAATACTGTGCTCTAACTCGTAAGTTCGTCCTTTGTCTTCATCCACCTTGCGGTATGCTAGCGCCAATCCCCAAACTGCCAAAATGCTGTAAACGTTATCACGCACCCAAGCATCTGTGTAATCACCGTGGGCTGTAATTGCTGTACTGGCAGGTAGCAAACCAGTAATTGGATTTTGACGCGCCAAGATGATTGTCTTTATTTGCTGATAATAAAACTCTAAACGAGCTTGTAATTGGGAGGCGGTTTTCATGATTTAACTCGAAAGCGGATTGCGGAATTTTAGCCCGTAGCTATGAAGTGAATGATGTAAGGCAAAGTTAGAACTAGTTTTGTAATCGTTAATTACATAGCAGTTTAGGTTAGGGGTGAGTTTCTTATTATCTCGTGTTCATGGCTATATTGTTAATCATTGCTTGCTAGCACCTCATTACTTTCGTAAATCTATTCAAATTATCCTATTGTTTTTGTATATTTTTTTACTTTTTAATTTATATCGCTATTCATGATTGATACAAATAGTAACTTTTTAAAAGTACAAGATAAACCACAAATTATTCAGCGCATTTTAAGCACTCAAAACTTAAATATAAATCAAAGATAAACCAGGAGAATTATTATGTCTTTGCGTTACAATCACAATCAATCACCGTTGATAAAACTTGTATACTCTCGAATTAAAGTAAATGGCAAAACTGAGTTAGTACCACTAGAATTATATGCCGATGGTACGCTTAATAAGGTTATCGGCTAATTAGAGTAATAATTTGCAAGTGATAATTTTTAATTCTGAATGTATTTATTGTCCTGATTGCTTATTTATAATAAAAAATAATTTTGTAGTCGCTGTTCGTTAATGTTTGCTGCAAAATCAAGTTTAGCCATGAGATGGCGCAAATTTTTTCTTGGCGCACGGACGCGAATTTTAGTTTGGTTAGTTGTTCTGATTTCTCTTTCAACGGTTATTTCTATCTTTGCGATTCGGCAAATTTTGTTTACACAGTTGTTGCAAAGAGTACAACGATCGCTTGAGCAAGAAGTCGAAGAGATTCAACGACTAGTAAATGGACGCAACCCCGCGACAGGAGAACCATTTGGCGATAATGTGGCGGCAATTTTTGATGTATTTATGTCCCGCAGCGTGCCTGAAGATGATGAATTCTTTATTACATTGTTGAATGGTGAAGTCTATCAAACTAGTCCCATTGCCTTACCAAGTGCATTGAGTACAGACACCAATTTACTGCGATCGCTAGGTCAAGTTGAGCGCCTTACATACGGTCAAGTATCTATAGGTAGAGAAACGATTTTATATTTAGCTCATCCGATTAAAAAATCGAGAACAGAGCAGAGTGTGTTTGTGGTGGCGAATTCTTTGAGCAATCAAAAAAGAGAAATTGATCGAGCTGTATTGGTAGCAGCTCAGGTAATAGTTAGTATACTGCTAATCGCGCTGATTTTAGCATGGATTGCGATTGGACGGGTGCTATCTCCCTTGGAGTTATTGACAGATACTGCGCGTTCAATTAAAGATTTTGATCAGTCGCTAGATCGTCGGATTCCAATCAAAGGGGTAGATGAGATTGCTGAGTTAAGCGCTATGTTTAACGAAATGCTGGATCGATTACAAGCTTCATTTGCCAGTCAGCGTGAATTTATTAATGATGCCAGTCATGAGCTGCAAACCCCGATTACGGTAATTCGCGGCAATTTGGAAGTACTGGGGCAATCATTAGCAGAACACTATGAAACTCTAGATTTAATTCACGACGAACTAAATCGCATGAGCCGATTAGTCAATGATTTGTTGTTTCTTGCCAGAGCAGAACGACCGGATTTTTTGAACTTAGAATTATTAGATCTAAGGAAACTCACGCAAGAATTATTTGCTAAAGCAACAGCCCTGGCTTCACGAAATTGGCAGCTTGCGACAGTCGCCTCCATTCGGATTGTAGCAGACAGGCAACGCATTACTCAGGCGGTGATGAATTTGGTACAAAATGCTGTGGAACACACGAATGTTGATGATGTCATTGAAATTGGTTCACAGTTAGTTGGAGATGGAGTATGTTTTTGGGTAAAGGACACTGGAATTGGTATTACTCCAGCCGATCAAGTGCGAATTTTCCAACGTTTTGCCCGTGCAACCACTAGCCGTCGTAAATCAAAAGGGGCTGGTTTGGGTTTGTCGATTGTGAAGACGATCGCACAAGCACATGGGGGACAAATAACAGTCACTAGTGAACTTGGCAAAGGCTCGCGATTTAGTCTCATTCTTCCCCTCGATCCACCGCAAGATACGCTCGCTCGATGACTCGAATTTTGATTGCAGAAGATGAACCGCGAATAGCTGCTTTTTTACAGAAAGGCTTACAAGCTCATGGCTTTACCACCACTGTCGCAGATGATGGAGTGAAGGCAGCTTATTTGGCTCGAAGTGATGATTTTGAACTGTTGATTCTCGATTTGGGTTTACCAGCCAAGCATGGAACACTGGTGATTCAAGAGTTGCGAGGGCGTGGAGAATCTCTGCCCATTATTATTCTCACCGTCATTCAAGATATTAAAGATAAGGTTAAAGCCTTGGAAGCCGGGGCAGATGATTACTTAACCAAGCCTTTTTCGTTGGAGGAGCTAATTGCTCGTATCCGTGTACAACTGCGGCATCAGCGATCACCACGCACATCAGAAAAAACTGTGTTAAGAGCAGGAGATTTAGTCCTCGATCTGCGGCAGCGCAAGGTTCAATTTAAGGAAAAACCCATCGAGCTATCCACCCGTGAGTTTACGCTACTAGAGATACTGGCGCGTCAACCCGGGCAAGTGTGGACACGAGAAGACTTATTAGATCAGGTGTGGGGCTACGACTACGATCCCACTTCCAATATCGTTGATGTGTATGTGGGCTATTTGAGGAAAAAAATAGGACGGGGATTAATTAAAACTGTTAGAGGCATGGGCTATCGGCTGCAAGTGTAATACCAATTTTGGATTGTGGACTAAAACCATTAATTACTAGGCTTGTGCAGAATTTTGAAACAAGACTCCCTACGCCATTTGGTATAACCTTCTTGATTGAGGCTATCTGAAGGTGGGTTCTTAACCTTGTAAGGCGGCTATTTTGAGATGAGATTTCTTTGAAAAATGAAAGTTTTCTCATGTTTTCTTATCAAAGTTTCATGCAACACAGAGCAATTTTTTTTAACCTCTACTTAATCTCATCTTTACTAAATACTTACATTTTATTTCAAAGCATCTAGAGTCGGTAGATTGCTTAGGTTTTTCTATTCCCTTGAAAAGGAAATACCTGCTTTGTCGCGTGTGCAAGTGATATTACTCATTTTTTCAGGATACTGAAGTGATGAAATTGCACATCAGATATAACAAAACTATCAAGTGTAGTGAAATGCCACCGCCTAAATCAAATGAAGAAGGCGTCCACAGTCGATTGGTTGATTGTGGGCAAATTGTGCAATCGCAGGGGGTAAAGCCACAACCGCATCCCTTGAAAATTGCTCTTTATTCCCATGACACGATGGGCTTAGGACACAAACGGCGTAATCTGCTCATTGCTCAAACCTTGGCGCGATCGCTCCCCCATTCGTCAATTCTTTTAATTAGCGGTATGGAGGAGGGACGTAGTGTTAACCTGCCTGCCAACGTTGATTATTTGTCCTTGCCTGCACTACAAAAAGAGGTCGATGGACATTATCAACCTCGGCGGTTAGAGGTATCGCTGCAAGAGTTGATTGCGATTCGCTCACAGGTAATTCAAGCTGCGATCGGAACTTTTGCCCCAGA from Chlorogloeopsis sp. ULAP01 encodes the following:
- a CDS encoding response regulator transcription factor; translated protein: MTRILIAEDEPRIAAFLQKGLQAHGFTTTVADDGVKAAYLARSDDFELLILDLGLPAKHGTLVIQELRGRGESLPIIILTVIQDIKDKVKALEAGADDYLTKPFSLEELIARIRVQLRHQRSPRTSEKTVLRAGDLVLDLRQRKVQFKEKPIELSTREFTLLEILARQPGQVWTREDLLDQVWGYDYDPTSNIVDVYVGYLRKKIGRGLIKTVRGMGYRLQV
- a CDS encoding HAMP domain-containing sensor histidine kinase, coding for MRWRKFFLGARTRILVWLVVLISLSTVISIFAIRQILFTQLLQRVQRSLEQEVEEIQRLVNGRNPATGEPFGDNVAAIFDVFMSRSVPEDDEFFITLLNGEVYQTSPIALPSALSTDTNLLRSLGQVERLTYGQVSIGRETILYLAHPIKKSRTEQSVFVVANSLSNQKREIDRAVLVAAQVIVSILLIALILAWIAIGRVLSPLELLTDTARSIKDFDQSLDRRIPIKGVDEIAELSAMFNEMLDRLQASFASQREFINDASHELQTPITVIRGNLEVLGQSLAEHYETLDLIHDELNRMSRLVNDLLFLARAERPDFLNLELLDLRKLTQELFAKATALASRNWQLATVASIRIVADRQRITQAVMNLVQNAVEHTNVDDVIEIGSQLVGDGVCFWVKDTGIGITPADQVRIFQRFARATTSRRKSKGAGLGLSIVKTIAQAHGGQITVTSELGKGSRFSLILPLDPPQDTLAR